The Styela clava chromosome 3, kaStyClav1.hap1.2, whole genome shotgun sequence genome includes the window TAAGAAGAACCGCGATAAAAGTTATTTTGAGCGACTCGGGAACATGTGAAACGACAGCGCATGGACCAGAGACGTCAGTTTCACCAAACGAATGCCGGGATTGTGAAGGCATCTTATGAAGTATCGCTTCTCTTGGCTCAAAACAAGAAAGCTCATACCATCGCGGAATCGCTTGTTTTACCAGCGGCAAGAATATTAGTCAGAAACCTGATTGGCAAAGAGTCCCTGGCAAAGTTAGATCGTGTATCGCTTTCTAACGATACTTTGAAATGACGGATCAAAGAAATGTCCATTGAAATTGAAGATCAAGTGATTGCTGGAGTGAAGGGTCGATGTTTGGTTTTGCTATACAATATATACATTGCTATATATATGAATCGACTGATGTCACCAAGTGTTCTCAATTACTCGTTCATGTCCGCTTTATTCAGAATAATTCTGTGCGAACAGAATTATTTCTGAGCACGGATCTGTCAGCTACAACAAAGGGAATCGATGTCTTCAACGTTTTGGCCGAATTCTTCACCCAAAATTACCAGGATTGGGGAAAGTTGGTTGGATGCACAACAGATGGTGCTCCATCCATGCTTGGTCGAATTTCAGGGTTCTAATCGCATCTTAAAACCTTATCCCCACGCGCCACATTTGTTCACTGCTTCATCCACAGGTTTGCTCTTTGTGCCAAGGTGCTCCCTCCGGACCTACTGTCATGCTTGGATCGAATAATAAAAATGGTGAATTACGTCAAAACATCTGCTCTTAACACTCGACTGTTTGCAAGATTGTGTGAAGATTTGAATTCAGATCACATGTGTCTTCTTTACCACACAGAGGTGCGTTGGCTCTCTCGCGGAAATATCACTAAAAGAGTCTTTGAACTTCGACAAGAACTGCTCACATTTTTTCAGGATAAGAGACAAGATTTCAAAAAGAATTTGGAAAATGAGGCGTTTATATTACAGTTGGCTTACTTATCGGATATTTTTCAAGCTCTTAACGATGTGAATCGTTCGTTCCAAGGGCCAGACAGATCAATCCAAGACTTTGTCTCTAAGCTTGAAGCGTTCGTTCGGAAGCTGGACctttggatgaaaaaggtggAGAGCAAACGTTACGGAATGTTCGAATTCCTCACCACCGTTTCGTGGGAACCAAATGAAAAATTGTCTCAGGAAATTGCGGAACATCTAAGATTGCTAAGAACGGAACTGATGCATTACTTTCCGGATACAATATGCCGCCCATATATGGTTAATTCGTTTTTTGTCGATCCCGCACTTCTACCTGTTAAAACTAGTGAACAAGAAGAGATAATTGATATCCAAGCTGATGAAACTGCAAACAATGAGCACAGAGAATGCTCTCCGTCAGCAATCAATTTCTTGCTAAAATTGTCTTCTAGTTACACTGGCC containing:
- the LOC144420923 gene encoding zinc finger BED domain-containing protein 5-like; protein product: MVNYVKTSALNTRLFARLCEDLNSDHMCLLYHTEVRWLSRGNITKRVFELRQELLTFFQDKRQDFKKNLENEAFILQLAYLSDIFQALNDVNRSFQGPDRSIQDFVSKLEAFVRKLDLWMKKVESKRYGMFEFLTTVSWEPNEKLSQEIAEHLRLLRTELMHYFPDTICRPYMVNSFFVDPALLPVKTSEQEEIIDIQADETANNEHRECSPSAINFLLKLSSSYTGP